The Prinia subflava isolate CZ2003 ecotype Zambia chromosome 5, Cam_Psub_1.2, whole genome shotgun sequence genome window below encodes:
- the GPR65 gene encoding psychosine receptor: MNNSTECHDEHTLDKYLFPSVYSIVMIFSIPTNCISLYASCIQVRKKNELAVYIFSLSLADLLYSLILPLWIDYAWHGDDWRLSALLCQIFAFLMYMNFYTSTAFLACISLDRYLALVHPLKLQYLRTRRFSLIVTIIVWLLESIFNSVILVHKEVFNDPCNSTNHTLCYDNYPLERWQANINLFRIFSGYLVPLIIIVFCYHKIYQVVRDNQATVDEEKKKVKKLILNITVSFIVCFTPYHVVLLIRSIKEPFTSDPHFLLLMYKVYRITQALASLNCIADPILYCFVSETARADVVNLLRCCLCPRKREEGQVKEHALCSSAAKNTALITYRTSCETQSLKNS; encoded by the coding sequence ATGAACAACAGCACTGAGTGTCATGATGAACACACCCTGGATAAGTATTTGTTTCCATCTGTGTACAGCATTGTGATGATATTCAGTATTCCCACCAACTGCATATCTCTGTATGCATCTTGCATTCAGGTGAGGAAAAAGAATGAGTTAGCAGTCTATATCTTTAGCCTGTCCCTGGCTGACCTTTTGTACTCTTTGATTCTGCCTCTGTGGATTGATTATGCGTGGCATGGAGATGACTGGAGGCTCTCTGCCTTGCTTTGTCAGATTTTTGCCTTCCTTATGTATATGAATTTCTACACCAGCACTGCGTTCCTTGCTTGCATTTCCCTTGACAGGTACCTGGCATTAGTTCACCCCTTGAAGCTCCAGTACTTGCGCACAAGAAGGTTTTCATTGATTGTCACCATAATTGTTTGGCTTCTGGAAAGCATCTTTAATTCAGTCATATTGGTGCACAAAGAAGTATTCAATGACCCTTGCAATTCCACTAATCATACATTATGCTATGATAACTACCCCCTGGAAAGGTGGCAGGCGAACATAAATTTATTCCGGATATTCTCAGGGTACTTGGTCCCTTTGATAATCATTGTGTTTTGCTACCATAAAATCTACCAAGTAGTGAGGGATAACCAAGCCACAGtagatgaagaaaagaaaaaagtgaagaaactTATTCTGAACATCACAGTTAGTTTCATTGTTTGTTTCACTCCTTATCATGTTGTATTGCTTATCCGCAGCATCAAAGAACCTTTCACGTCTGACccacattttttgttgttgatgtaTAAGgtttacagaatcacacaggCCTTAGCAAGTTTGAATTGCATTGCGGATCCCATTCTGTACTGCTTTGTGAGCGAAACTGCACGAGCAGACGTAGTGAATTTGCTCAGGTGTTGCTTGTGCCCACGAAAGCGAGAGGAAGGCCAAGTGAAAGAACATGCTCTGTGCAGTTCTGCTGCAAAGAACACTGCACTGATCACCTACAGAACTTCCTGTGAAACACAGTCTCTCAAAAATTCCTGA